A single window of Salvia splendens isolate huo1 chromosome 8, SspV2, whole genome shotgun sequence DNA harbors:
- the LOC121745166 gene encoding phospholipase A1 PLIP2, chloroplastic-like: MDILWFKAGFHAMAPPPIAAASEIRLSDRPSVSAAQPKNSPWGFTFRHPLRSLWPGAKSRFEPAISADDAVLVEERDEVRETEEDEGRNGNGNGNGNGNWVFKILHVRSLWKERDSKHGDLAEELGVKLEEDGGDCGGEEEGCDVCDYDDDEEKIEFDRESFSKLLRKVPLAEARFYSQMSYLGSLAYSISQIKPGHFLRHHGLRFVTSSLEKKEQALRVEKEKISAEEEQTGLTSSAEAEDVECHGTESVDAGEAKGDEIRPSAAYQIAATAASYLHSHTRSILRLKSSKSTVDDEDLAEEHMNEDVASLMATTDSVTAVVAAKEEVKQAVADDLNSIKSSPCEWFVCDDDQNATRFFVIQGSESMASWQANLLFEPIQFEGLDVLVHRGIYEAAKGIYEQMLPEIREHLKTHGECARFRFTGHSLGGSLSLLVNLMLLIRGETPRSSLLPVITFGSPSIMCGGDRLLRNLGLPRHHVKSITMHRDIVPRAFSCNYPNHVAEFLKAVNGNFRNLSCLNKQKLLYTPMGDFLILQPDNKFSPSHDLLPSGSGLYLLTCPEADAGEAEKQIRAAQTVFLNSPHPLEILSDRAAYGNSGSIQRDHDMNSYYKSVRNVIQLEIKRIRKARRERRRKAWWPLLAPGGINAGIIVTRPGSMVGRGQLNFAGVVHTGRESLKRFSRLVASQHMHLVVVFLFPAKLLILGASGLVKFN; the protein is encoded by the exons ATGGATATTTTGTGGTTTAAGGCGGGGTTCCACGCCATGGCGCCGCCGCCTatcgccgccgcctccgagATCCGCCTTAGCGACAGGCCGTCGGTCTCGGCGGCCCAGCCTAAGAATTCGCCCTGGGGTTTCACTTTCCGGCACCCCCTCAGATCTCTGTGGCCCGGCGCCAAaagccggtttgaaccggcgatCTCGGCCGACGACGCCGTTTTGGTTGAAGAGAGGGATGAAGTTAGAGAAACGGAGGAGGATGAGGGGCGGAATGGGAATGGGAATGGGAATGGGAATGGGAATTGGGTTTTTAAGATTTTACATGTTAGATCTCTGTGGAAAGAGAGGGATAGTAAACACGGCGATCTGGCCGAGGAGTTGGGGGTGAAATTGGAAGAAGACGGCGGGGATTGCGGTGGAGAGGAGGAAGGATGCGATGTTTGCGactatgatgatgatgaagagaaGATTGAATTTGATAGGGAATCGTTTTCGAAATTGCTGCGGAAGGTGCCCCTTGCTGAAGCTAGGTTTTATTCGCAGATGTCTTATTTGGGGAGTTTGGCTTATTCAATATCACAAATCAAG CCAGGACATTTTCTGAGACACCACGGACTAAGGTTCGTGACTTCATCCTTGGAGAAGAAGGAACAAGCGTTGAGAGTCGAGAAGGAGAAGATCTCGGCTGAAGAAGAGCAAACAGGACTAACGAGTTCAGCTGAAGCTGAGGATGTTGAATGCCATGGAACAGAGAGTGTAGATGCTGGTGAGGCGAAGGGTGATGAAATAAGACCATCTGCTGCCTATCAAATTGCAGCCACAGCGGCTTCCTATCTGCATTCGCATACCAGAAGCATTCTCCGTTTGAAGTCATCCAAATCAACTGTGGATGACGAGGACCTGGCTGAGGAACACATGAATGAGGATGTGGCTTCGTTGATGGCAACCACAGACTCGGTGACTGCAGTTGTTGCTGCGAAGGAGGAAGTAAAGCAGGCCGTTGCAGATGATCTCAACTCAATTAAATCCTCACCGTGTGAGTGGTTTGTTTGTGATGATGATCAAAACGCCACGAGATTCTTTGTCATACAG GGGTCGGAGTCCATGGCTTCATGGCAAGCTAATTTATTGTTTGAGCCTATTCAGTTTGAG GGTCTGGATGTTCTCGTGCACAGAGGTATCTATGAGGCTGCAAAAGGGATTTATGAGCAAATGCTGCCTGAAATCCGCGAGCATCTCAAAACTCATGGTGAATGTGCTAGATTCCGTTTCACAGGGCACTCACTTGGTGGGAGTCTGTCATTGCTCGTAAATCTCATGTTGCTGATAAGGGGCGAAACACCTCGTTCTTCTTTACTTCCTGTGATAACTTTTGGGTCGCCATCGATCATGTGTGGTGGGGATCGCCTGCTGCGCAATCTGGGGCTGCCTCGACATCATGTCAAGTCCATCACAATGCACCGGGACATCGTTCCAAGAGCTTTCTCGTGCAACTATCCCAATCATGTTGCTGAATTTCTCAAGGCTGTGAATGGGAACTTCCGTAATCTTTCATGCCTCAACAAACAG aAGCTGTTATACACTCCAATGGGGGATTTCTTGATTCTCCAACCCGACAACAAATTCTCGCCCAGCCACGACCTCCTCCCCTCAGGCAGCGGCCTATATCTGCTTACCTGCCCGGAAGCAGACGCTGGCGAGGCAGAGAAGCAGATCCGAGCCGCGCAAACCGTGTTCTTGAACTCGCCCCACCCACTCGAGATCCTAAGCGACCGTGCTGCATACGGAAACAGTGGCTCCATCCAACGAGACCACGACATGAACTCTTACTATAAATCCGTCAGAAACGTCATCCAGCTTGAGATCAAGCGCATCAGGAAGGCGAGGAGAGAGCGCCGCAGGAAAGCCTGGTGGCCGCTCCTTGCACCTGGCGGGATCAATGCCGGAATCATCGTTACTAGGCCGGGAAGCATGGTCGGGAGGGGGCAGCTGAACTTTGCCGGTGTTGTTCACACAGGACGCGAATCGTTGAAACGGTTTAGTCGGTTGGTTGCCTCTCAACATATGCATCTGGTTGTGGTGTTCTTGTTTCCTGCTAAATTGCTGATATTGGGAGCCTCTGGTTTGGTCAAATTCAATTGA